The proteins below are encoded in one region of Drosophila santomea strain STO CAGO 1482 chromosome 3R, Prin_Dsan_1.1, whole genome shotgun sequence:
- the LOC120453437 gene encoding uridine diphosphate glucose pyrophosphatase NUDT14, which produces MENVSKIWLGPLPQDSPYVKPFRLYYVQNGVEKNWDLLKVHDSVAIILYNTSRQKLVLVRQFRPAVYHGIISSAKGTFDEVDLKEFPPAIGVTLELCAGIVDKNKSWVEIAREEVVEECGYDVPVERIEEVMVYRSGVGSSGAKQTMYYCEVTDADKATGGGGVDDEIIEVVELSLEEAKRMIQQGAVNNSPPSCLMGLMWFFANRAPCAKA; this is translated from the exons ATGGAGAACGTTTCCAAGATCTGGCTGGGTCCCCTGCCCCAGGATTCGCCCTACGTGAAGCCCTTCCGGCTGTACTACGTCCAGAATGGCGTGGAGAAGAACTGGGACCTGCTGAAGGTACACGATAGTGTGGCTATCATCTTGTACAATACGTCTCGCCAGAAACTGGTCTTGGTTCGCCAGTTCCGACCCGCCGTCTATCACGGCATCATCTCCAGCGCCAAGGGCACCTTCGATGAGGTGGACCTCAAGGAGTTCCCGCCCGCCATCGGCGTCACCTTGGAACTCTGCGCCGGCATCGTggacaaaaacaagagctgGGTGGAAATCGCTCGGGAGGAAGTCGTTGAGGAGTGTGGCTACGATGTCCCAGTGGAACGGATCGAGGAAGTCATGGTCTACAG ATCTGGAGTTGGTTCATCGGGTGCCAAGCAAACCATGTATTACTGCGAGGTGACCGATGCGGACAAGGCCACCGGTGGCGGCGGAGTCGACGACGAGATTATCGAGGTGGTGGAGCTGTCCCTGGAGGAGGCGAAGCGGATGATCCAGCAGGGAGCCGTGAACAACAGCCCGCCCAGCTGTCTGATGGGTCTGATGTGGTTCTTCGCCAACAGGGCACCCTGTGCGAAGGCCTAG